Genomic window (Methanoculleus thermophilus):
GAAGGAGGCGGTCGGGAAGGGATGAGCGGGATCTCCTGAAACGGAGCGGTGCGACGGAGATACTGATGATCCCGATCCTGCTGAGAGAGGCGGTCGTCGGCTTTGTCGGGTTCGACCGGAACACTGAGAATGTCAGGTTTACCGACGATGAGATCCTGCTCCTCACTGCGGCCGCCCATCTGATCGCGAGCGCGCTTGACCGAAAACAGTCGGAGTACACGTTCCGTGAGTCGGAGGGTCTCTACCAGATTGTCCTGGACTCCATCACCGATACCGTCACCGTCGTCGATACCGGGCTTACTCTTCTCCTTGCAAACGAGGCTTTCATCGCCTGGTGCGAGGATCTCGGTCTCTCGACGGATGTCGTCGGTAGAAACCTCTTTGATGTCCTGCCGTTCCTCCCTCCCTCCGCAAGGCAGCAATACGAGCGGGTTATACGGACCGGGCGACCGCTGACGTCGGAACGGTCTCTCACCCTCAACGGCCAGGTTGTGGTCCTCCGGGAGATGCGGATCCCGATCTTCGAGGAGGGCGAGGTCGCTATGGTCATCACGATCACAAGGGACATTACCGCTCAGAAGGAGGTCGAAGAACTCAAATCAAAGGCGTACGGTCAGATCGAGCGGAATATGGAACAGTTTGCCCTGCTCGCCGACCATATCAGAAACCCTCTCCAGGCGATCATGGGGCGTGCGGAGTTGCTCGACGATGCCGAGACGACCGAGAAGATCCGCCAGCAGGTGCAGCGGATCAACGCGATCATCGACCAGCTCGATGAGCGGTGGGCGGAATCGAGGAAACTCTCGATGTTCTGGCGGAAGTACTCGTGATTATACCTTCGCAAGTTCGCTCCAGACCCGGTTTCGCTCGATGATGACCCAGTAGCGTCGGAGTTCGGCCTCCGCCGCCCGGTGTTCGGGATACGATCTGCTCACGAGGCGCCAGAACCGCTCCGAGTGGTTCAATTCCTGGAGATGAGCGGCCTCGTGGACGATGACGTACTCCCGCAGGGGTTTTGGGAGGGCCACGATGCGCAGGTTGAAGTTCAGGTTCCCGCGCACAGAGCAGCTTCCCCACCTGGTCCTCTGCAGTCTCACCGTAGTCCGCCCGGACCAATTACGGGCAAGGTCCGGGTATGCTTCCAGGCGGTCTCTGATCTCCTCCTTGAGCAGCTGGGAGAGGTTTCTCCGAAGAGCCGGGGCGGATGGATAGGCGACGGTTTTGCGCGCCTCATCAACCGTAAACCGGGTGCCGGGAACCCTCCGGTAGAAGTTACCGTGCAGGAGGAGCATCTCTTCTTTTCCGCGCCCTTCGGCGGCGAGGCTATCGAGGACCCTGCGCCGCTTCTCGATCCAGGCTGCGTTGCGCTGCAGGAACCCCCTGACATCGAAGGACGGCGGGGCGACCACCCGCAGAGTCCCGTCCGGCCTCACCT
Coding sequences:
- a CDS encoding PAS domain-containing protein; translation: MDPHTANGSPKDAPAQQPGGRRDCERGADALTSATGSVLPGLTATMLWEVIKTSLSGICIADGEGRIVFVNASLLGMWGYGRQEMIGRPLDHLWSTPGEGLDCIGRALSAGQWSGRITARRRDSTVFDARISISTFQDPGTAAPWLIISCLDVSARRVPHRQRSLEEALAAMPERFLDLKEMDRAIEQSLEDLGRGCGACRAYLSLFNSSRTLLGTTHEWRTPEQRSRRGEFQKFLSTDLPWWVEQILDGETVHLGEAAGRRRSGRDERDLLKRSGATEILMIPILLREAVVGFVGFDRNTENVRFTDDEILLLTAAAHLIASALDRKQSEYTFRESEGLYQIVLDSITDTVTVVDTGLTLLLANEAFIAWCEDLGLSTDVVGRNLFDVLPFLPPSARQQYERVIRTGRPLTSERSLTLNGQVVVLREMRIPIFEEGEVAMVITITRDITAQKEVEELKSKAYGQIERNMEQFALLADHIRNPLQAIMGRAELLDDAETTEKIRQQVQRINAIIDQLDERWAESRKLSMFWRKYS
- a CDS encoding M48 family metallopeptidase yields the protein MDQGETSRLLAETTVIRKAVRSARLQVRPDGTLRVVAPPSFDVRGFLQRNAAWIEKRRRVLDSLAAEGRGKEEMLLLHGNFYRRVPGTRFTVDEARKTVAYPSAPALRRNLSQLLKEEIRDRLEAYPDLARNWSGRTTVRLQRTRWGSCSVRGNLNFNLRIVALPKPLREYVIVHEAAHLQELNHSERFWRLVSRSYPEHRAAEAELRRYWVIIERNRVWSELAKV